From the genome of Burkholderia pyrrocinia:
TCGGCAATCGAGAATTCGGAGTGAACGCGAAGATGGACGAAGCGGGGATCTGACATGGGCGCTATTGTAGCCGCCCCGCCGCGCAGGCTGCCCAAAAAATCCCCGCACTGGCCGTTCGGCCGATGCGCGCGACGCCACGTCGCGCGGCTGGCCAAACGGCTGGATGCCGGTACGTACGCGGTTTGCGGGATAATACGGGTTTTCGAATCTTCGCCACGGCTTCGCACCCTTTTTTGCGGGCCGCCGTGCGGCCGTTTTCCCGTCGGACCATCATGACCATCGTCAACCTCGCCGCCTACCACTTCGTGTCGCTCGACGCGAACGAGCAATGGCGCCCGCTCGTCACCGCCCGTTGCAACGAACTCGACCTGCGCGGCACGATCCTGCTCGCGCCGGAAGGCATCAACCTGTTCATCGCCGGCACGCGCGAAGCGGCCGACGCGTTCATTGCGTACATCCGCCACGATCCGCTGTTCGAGGGCAAGTTCGCGACGCTGCAGTTCAAGGAAAGCCTGTCCGACTCGCAGCCGTTCCGCCGCATGCTCGTGCGCCTGAAGCGCGAGATCATCACGATGAAGAAGCCCGCGATCAAGCCCGAACTCGGCCGCGCGCCGTTCGTCGACGCGCGCACGCTGAAGGCATGGCTCGACCGCGGCCACGACGACGCGGGCCGCCCGGTCGTGATGCTCGACACGCGCAATGCGTTCGAGGTCGACGTCGGCACGTTCGACGACGCGCTCGACTACCGGATCGACAAGTTCAGCGAGTTCCCGGAAGTGATCGATGCGAACCGCGCCGATCTCGACGGCAAGACGGTCGTGTCGTTCTGCACGGGCGGCATCCGCTGCGAGAAGGCCGCGATCCACATGAAGGAAATCGGCATCGAGAACGTGTACCAGCTCGAAGGCGGGATCCTGAAGTATTTCGAGGAAGTCGGCGGCGCGCACTATCACGGCGACTGCTTCGTGTTCGACTACCGCACCGCACTGAACCCGCAACTCCAGCCCACCGAGAACGTCACGTGCTTCGCGTGCCGCGCGGTCGTCACGCCGGAAGCGCAACAGTCGCCGAGCTACGTGGCCGGCAAGTCGTGCCCGGCCTGCGCGCAGGCAGCCAGCGCCGCGTAAACGCACGACTCGCACCCCGATGAACGGCTATCGCGGCCGCTTCGCGCCGTCGCCCACCGGGCCGCTGCACTTCGGCTCGCTGGTCGGCGCGCTCGCGAGCTGGCTCGACGCGCGCGCACACGGCGGCGCATGGCTCGTGCGTATCGAGGATCTCGACGGCCCGCGCACGGTACCCGGCGCGGCCGACGACATCCTCGCGACGCTCGCGCATTTCGGCATGACGCCCGACGAGCCGCCCGTCTGGCAAAGCACGCGCGATGCCGCGTACACGACCGCGCTCGACCGGCTCGTCGCCGCGGGGCTCGTCTATCCGTGCGGCTGCACGCGCAAGGAAATCGCCGACTCGCTGCGCGCCGCGCACGAGCGCCACACGACACTCGCGTATCCGGGCACCTGCCGCACCGGCCTGCACGGCAAGCCTGCCCGCGCATGGCGGCTGCGCGTACCGGACGGCGACGCCGCGATCGTCACGTTCGACGACCGCTGGCAACACACGCAATCGCAGAACCTCGCGACCGAAGTCGGCGATTTCGTGCTGAAGCGCGCGGACGGGCAATGGGCCTATCAGTTCGCGGTCGTCGTCGACGATGCCGATGCGCGCATCACGCACGTCGTGCGCGGCGCCGACCTGCTCGATTCGACCGCGCGCCAGATCCATCTGCAGCACTGCCTCGGCGTCCCGACGCCGCGGTATCTGCACGTGCCCGTCGTCGTCGATGCAAACGGCGAGAAGCTCAGCAAGCAGACGGGCGCGACCGCGCTCGAGTGCGACGATCCGCTGCCGGCGCTGCAGGCCGCAGCCGCGCATCTGGGCCTCGCGCCCGATGGCGTGCTCGCGGGCACGACGCTGGATGCGTTCTACGCGGCCGCGACGGCTGCGTGGGCGCGGCGCTTCGGGCCGCTGGCCGGCTAACGCACCGGGCCAGTCGGTTTCGCGCCGATCGAGTGCAGATTGAACGGCTCGCCGGCGCCCCGCGCGACACCCGCCCCCCTAACCACGCCCCAATAAAAAACGGGCACATGCTTATCGCATGCACCCGCTTTTCCGGCAGCGCTCGCGCGCCGCACCACCACGTCCGTCTGGCTTAAGCCGACGGCTTGCGCGGCATCCCGAACCCGCCGAGCAGCGCGGCGACCTGCCGCTTCGGCCCTTTCTTCTCGGGCTGCTGCGCAGGCTGTGCGTCGTCCGACAGCTTCGCCGCGGCCGACGGTTCATACGGCTTCAGGAAGAAATCGTCGACCGGCGCGTCGTGACGACGGTGATGGCCGCTGCGCTCGGAACCGGCCGAGCGGCGCCCCGACGCGCCGCGATGCTCGTCGCGCTCGCGCCGGCCACCGCGCTCGCTGTTGCGATCGCCACCACGCTCGCCGCCGCGCTCGCTGCCACGCTCGTCGTGACGTTGGCGCGCCGGCTTGTCGAGCGCGAGCGTCTGCACTTCGAGCGGCCGCTTGATCAGCTTCTCGATATCGGCGAGCTGCTTGCGCTCGTTCGGGCTGCACA
Proteins encoded in this window:
- a CDS encoding sulfurtransferase, which translates into the protein MTIVNLAAYHFVSLDANEQWRPLVTARCNELDLRGTILLAPEGINLFIAGTREAADAFIAYIRHDPLFEGKFATLQFKESLSDSQPFRRMLVRLKREIITMKKPAIKPELGRAPFVDARTLKAWLDRGHDDAGRPVVMLDTRNAFEVDVGTFDDALDYRIDKFSEFPEVIDANRADLDGKTVVSFCTGGIRCEKAAIHMKEIGIENVYQLEGGILKYFEEVGGAHYHGDCFVFDYRTALNPQLQPTENVTCFACRAVVTPEAQQSPSYVAGKSCPACAQAASAA
- the gluQRS gene encoding tRNA glutamyl-Q(34) synthetase GluQRS; translation: MNGYRGRFAPSPTGPLHFGSLVGALASWLDARAHGGAWLVRIEDLDGPRTVPGAADDILATLAHFGMTPDEPPVWQSTRDAAYTTALDRLVAAGLVYPCGCTRKEIADSLRAAHERHTTLAYPGTCRTGLHGKPARAWRLRVPDGDAAIVTFDDRWQHTQSQNLATEVGDFVLKRADGQWAYQFAVVVDDADARITHVVRGADLLDSTARQIHLQHCLGVPTPRYLHVPVVVDANGEKLSKQTGATALECDDPLPALQAAAAHLGLAPDGVLAGTTLDAFYAAATAAWARRFGPLAG